GATTCTCCGCAAGCGTGAAAATTTTCGTCATGCATTTGCCGGATTTTATGCCGAAGCGATTGCGCGTTTTGACGATAAAGATGTCGAGCGATTGATGAATGACGCTGGGATTATCCGCAACCGGCTGAAAATTCTTGCTTCGATCGACAACGCTCGTGCTTTTCTGAAAATCGTCGGGTCACACGGCTCGTTCGATGCATTCATCTGGCAATTCACGGGCGGGGAAACCATTACGAATCACTGGACGGAAGAAAAGCAGATTCCGGTTACATCGCCTGAGGCCGAACGAATGAGCGCTGAACTGAAAGCAAACGGTTTTCGGTTCGTCGGCCCGACGATATGCTACTCATTCATGCAGGCGGCGGGAATGGTCAACGATCATCTCGTTTCATGCTTCCGCTGGAAGGAAGTCGGAGAACAATCCCGCACGAAATCATCCGGCGCCGATATTCCAAAAAGGACGAGAAAATTAGATTTTGAAGAGTCCAACGCATCACCTGATTGAATTATGATTAAAAACGATATTCAGTAGATCAATACGAAAGTGAAAACGCGAACATTGAAAATGATAAACTACTCTTGAAAATGAATCGTGTTCTGGGAAACATTATTTTATTGATATTTTTTCCGCATAACGACAACATATTCTTTAGTCATTGTATTGTCATTGATACCTGCTTCATTCGTTGGGCTATTCTTGGAAGGCATTCGTTTATTGGGAATCGAACGAGTAAATGTATCTACATGATCAAATCCGTAATAAATAAAAAAATCCCTAACCGCACGACCGGTAGGAAGTTCTATTCCCTTAACTTTTCGGTTTCCAATGACATAACACGCATAACCAAAAGGTTTAATAACTTTGACAACATTCGAGATAGACAACAATAAATCTTGATAAAATGAGGATACTTCTCTTGATCGCTTCCCGTCTATAGAGTTTATTTGATTGATCGAAAAATTTAGTTCTTCACAAGGAAAGATGATTTGTTTCTTAATAACTTTGCCACCCATCAGATTCCGATCAACTTTTTCCGGTTCATTTAAACCCAGCCAAGCAGAAGAAAGACGGGAATATTGCCCATAAGCAACCGTTGTATGCGAGTCGCCATAGGGCGGCGACGTGATAACTATATCGATGCTATCATCCGGGATAATCGCCTTCGGAATGGCGGCGACGGTATTAAAATCAAATATCTGAGATACGGGAGCGCTCTTTAAAGAACGAATAATATCATAAAAATTCTGTAACCCAATTCGGTTGCGCTGGATTTTTTGAGTAATCGCAGCGAACACATTCGGGCTGTAATTCTCCAATTGCCTCGGATTGTATCGATAGAGTTTAAACTCGTCATTTCTTGTATTCGAACATTCCCGAACTGTTTCACTAAACACGACATCGAAGAAAATCCGGATCGATTCTTCTGTTATGCTTTGAATCTGCTCTCTGATTTGATATAATTTTTCGATGACATCCTTTTTAAACCAAAAATTCAAATCGTTGATACCGGAAATAGTGGTTTTATGTTCTGCCAGTTTTTTATTTTCAATCAAAGCAAATTTATTGATCCGATTTATTTGTTTATCCAGCTGCTCTAAATCCGGTAATGTGGTTTTGGCTTGGGCAATGAGTCTTGCTAATGGATTTAGGTCGGTTCCATATACATTCAGCCCTTTAATCATTCCTTCAACTAAGGATGTACCGGTTCCGCAATATGGATCGAAAAGCGTTTTTGCTTTATAGCCGAATAATTTGAGTAATTTGTCCGAAATTTGAGGAATCATCCTAGCTGGATAATCGTGATAGCAATGGGTCAGTTGCCGCGTTGATGCGCCATTAAAAGTCCAGTCGTTTTTCCCAAATCGTTCGCCGGATTTTTCCCAAATTACGAGCTGAGGCTCTTTGACTTTATTTTCACAATTCATGGATAGTTTCAAACAGTAAGGATAATTTATTTTCATGTGCACGAAATCCGGTGCCGTGATTCCGAGCGGATGTGACTTTATCATGCAATCTTAAATCCACGAGAATATTTCCAGAAAGTATCTGATTATGAATAATATCTAAGGTTGTACCTTTTAATAATTGCGCTCGTTCAAATTTGAACCACTCTGTTCCTCCACGAACTTCACTAAAAGCGCTAACAAGAATCAACGCTGGGACTTTTTGTTTAAACCTTTTTTCCAAATTTTCTAGATTCCACTCGGCTAAGATATTACCCGAAATGTGACGAACGGAGATTGCATCGTCTTCTACAGGCAGAAAAA
This window of the Candidatus Marinimicrobia bacterium CG08_land_8_20_14_0_20_45_22 genome carries:
- a CDS encoding DNA-3-methyladenine glycosylase I, encoding MELSRCHWPKADADMIAYHDTEWGTPVHDDRKLFEFMILDAFQAGLSWSTILRKRENFRHAFAGFYAEAIARFDDKDVERLMNDAGIIRNRLKILASIDNARAFLKIVGSHGSFDAFIWQFTGGETITNHWTEEKQIPVTSPEAERMSAELKANGFRFVGPTICYSFMQAAGMVNDHLVSCFRWKEVGEQSRTKSSGADIPKRTRKLDFEESNASPD
- a CDS encoding DNA methyltransferase; its protein translation is MWEKSGERFGKNDWTFNGASTRQLTHCYHDYPARMIPQISDKLLKLFGYKAKTLFDPYCGTGTSLVEGMIKGLNVYGTDLNPLARLIAQAKTTLPDLEQLDKQINRINKFALIENKKLAEHKTTISGINDLNFWFKKDVIEKLYQIREQIQSITEESIRIFFDVVFSETVRECSNTRNDEFKLYRYNPRQLENYSPNVFAAITQKIQRNRIGLQNFYDIIRSLKSAPVSQIFDFNTVAAIPKAIIPDDSIDIVITSPPYGDSHTTVAYGQYSRLSSAWLGLNEPEKVDRNLMGGKVIKKQIIFPCEELNFSINQINSIDGKRSREVSSFYQDLLLSISNVVKVIKPFGYACYVIGNRKVKGIELPTGRAVRDFFIYYGFDHVDTFTRSIPNKRMPSKNSPTNEAGINDNTMTKEYVVVMRKKYQ